One stretch of Eggerthella lenta DSM 2243 DNA includes these proteins:
- the nrfD gene encoding NrfD/PsrC family molybdoenzyme membrane anchor subunit produces the protein MKTSTTFKATAGVLAALTVAGVAAWIYQLVNGLGVTGMSNSTSWGLYITCFMFFVGLSAGGLIVASSASVFHVAEYKKVALPAVVLSTVCICCAGMFVLIDLGGIGRVWRILTGPNPMSPLFWDICVITLYLVINVVYLYFMKSKKPGAQGKVAVVSRFALPVAILVHSVTAWIFGLEMAREGWYSAIMAPLFVVSAMDSGLALLLLSLMGLNKSGRFATDKKLLSNLAGLLAVCVAVDGFLVGCEALTMAYPGAAGAETLAIMATGATAPFFWFEIVVGILIPFCILVFAKNRARMGLVAVASVCVVTGVFFKRVWLLLTSFVGFNVAGAPGVSLGTAAAQQGGSSMWALTGTYAPTWVEIVVVIGVVSLGALAFLVLAQKLLPGRAAPRDAEAAAVERPAGEAA, from the coding sequence ATGAAAACCTCGACAACGTTCAAAGCGACCGCGGGCGTGCTCGCAGCGCTGACCGTGGCCGGCGTCGCCGCCTGGATCTACCAGCTGGTCAACGGCTTGGGCGTCACCGGCATGAGCAACTCCACGTCGTGGGGCCTCTACATCACGTGCTTCATGTTCTTCGTGGGCCTGTCGGCCGGCGGCCTCATCGTGGCTTCGTCGGCCAGCGTGTTCCATGTGGCCGAGTACAAGAAGGTGGCGCTTCCCGCTGTCGTCCTGTCCACGGTGTGCATCTGCTGCGCCGGCATGTTCGTGCTCATCGACCTTGGCGGCATCGGGCGCGTGTGGCGCATCCTCACGGGGCCGAACCCGATGTCTCCTCTGTTCTGGGATATCTGCGTCATCACGTTGTACCTGGTCATAAACGTCGTGTACCTGTACTTCATGAAGTCGAAAAAGCCGGGCGCGCAGGGCAAGGTGGCCGTCGTGTCGCGCTTCGCCCTGCCTGTCGCCATCCTCGTGCACTCGGTGACGGCGTGGATCTTCGGCCTGGAAATGGCGCGCGAAGGCTGGTACTCGGCAATCATGGCGCCGCTGTTCGTGGTATCGGCCATGGACTCCGGCCTGGCCCTGCTGCTGCTCTCGCTCATGGGTCTCAACAAGTCCGGCCGTTTCGCCACCGACAAGAAGCTGCTGTCGAACCTGGCCGGCCTGCTGGCCGTGTGCGTCGCTGTCGACGGGTTCCTCGTGGGCTGCGAGGCGCTGACTATGGCGTACCCGGGCGCCGCCGGCGCCGAGACGCTCGCCATCATGGCGACGGGCGCAACCGCCCCGTTCTTCTGGTTCGAGATCGTCGTGGGCATCCTCATCCCGTTCTGCATCCTCGTGTTCGCGAAGAACCGCGCGCGGATGGGCTTGGTGGCCGTGGCCAGCGTGTGCGTGGTGACCGGCGTGTTCTTCAAGCGCGTGTGGCTGCTGCTCACCTCCTTCGTCGGGTTCAACGTGGCGGGCGCGCCGGGCGTCTCGCTTGGCACCGCGGCGGCCCAGCAGGGCGGCTCGAGCATGTGGGCGCTCACGGGGACGTACGCTCCCACCTGGGTGGAGATCGTCGTGGTCATCGGCGTGGTGT
- a CDS encoding 4Fe-4S dicluster domain-containing protein: MTRLAIAIDLSRCTGCNTCAMACKMQNNVPMGMTWNRVLNENCEFEVGVQGTYPSISRSHLPIACQHCENPACLRVCPTGATYKDDKGRVEIDYEKCIGCRMCMAACPYNARVFNWNEPVRDPDFNYGDKDVPVRGKGVVEKCTLCKERTDRGDEPMCVRCCLSKARTFGDLDDPDSEISRVVRERKAGVLLEEQGTRPQVRYFN, encoded by the coding sequence ATGACTCGGTTGGCCATCGCCATCGATTTGAGCCGTTGCACGGGCTGCAACACATGCGCCATGGCGTGCAAGATGCAGAACAACGTACCTATGGGCATGACATGGAATCGTGTGCTCAACGAAAACTGTGAGTTTGAGGTGGGCGTGCAGGGAACGTATCCTAGTATCTCGCGTTCGCATCTGCCGATAGCTTGCCAGCATTGCGAGAATCCCGCGTGCCTGCGCGTGTGCCCGACGGGCGCCACGTACAAGGACGACAAGGGACGCGTCGAGATCGACTACGAGAAGTGCATCGGATGCCGCATGTGCATGGCGGCCTGTCCGTACAACGCACGCGTGTTCAACTGGAACGAGCCGGTGCGCGATCCTGACTTCAACTACGGCGACAAGGATGTGCCCGTGCGCGGCAAGGGCGTAGTGGAGAAGTGCACGCTCTGCAAGGAGCGCACCGACCGCGGCGACGAGCCGATGTGCGTGCGATGCTGCCTTTCCAAGGCTCGCACGTTCGGCGACCTCGACGATCCGGACAGCGAGATCTCGCGCGTCGTCCGCGAGCGCAAGGCCGGCGTCCTTCTCGAAGAGCAGGGCACCCGCCCGCAAGTCCGTTACTTCAACTAA